In Pangasianodon hypophthalmus isolate fPanHyp1 chromosome 3, fPanHyp1.pri, whole genome shotgun sequence, a single genomic region encodes these proteins:
- the six2a gene encoding homeobox protein SIX2a: MSMLPTFGFTQEQVACVCEVLQQGGNIERLGRFLWSLPACEHLHKNESVLKAKAVVAFHRGNFRELYKILESHQFSPHNHPKLQQLWLKAHYIEAEKLRGRPLGAVGKYRVRRKFPLPRSIWDGEETSYCFKEKSRSVLREWYTHNPYPSPREKRELAEATGLTTTQVSNWFKNRRQRDRAAEAKERENNENSNTNSHNALTSSMNGNKTMMGSSDEDKTPVGTPDHTSSSPALLLTSASGLQPLHGLAAPPAPSAVPVPSAVTVPSADSLHHQHHHHGLHDTILNPMASNLVDLGS; this comes from the exons ATGTCTATGCTTCCGACTTTCGGCTTTACGCAAGAGCAAGTGGCGTGCGTGTGCGAGGTCCTGCAGCAGGGCGGCAACATCGAGCGCCTTGGCCGCTTTCTGTGGTCCCTGCCGGCCTGCGAGCACCTCCACAAGAACGAGAGCGTGCTCAAGGCCAAGGCCGTGGTCGCTTTCCACCGGGGAAACTTCAGAGAGCTCTATAAAATCCTCGAGAGCCACCAGTTCTCGCCGCACAACCACCCGAAACTACAGCAGCTGTGGCTCAAGGCGCACTACATCGAGGCGGAGAAGCTGCGCGGACGGCCGCTTGGAGCCGTGGGCAAGTACCGAGTGCGTAGGAAGTTCCCGCTGCCCCGGTCCATCTGGGATGGCGAGGAGACAAGCTACTGCTTTAAGGAGAAGAGCCGCAGCGTGCTGAGGGAGTGGTACACCCATAACCCGTACCCTTCACCGCGGGAAAAGCGCGAGCTGGCCGAAGCCACCGGCCTGACCACCACTCAGGTCAGCAACTGGTTCAAAAACAGGAGGCAACGCGACCGCGCGGCGGAGGCCAAAGAAAG gGAAAACAACGAGAACTCCAACACGAACAGCCACAACGCACTCACGTCGTCCATGAACGGAAACAAGACGATGATGGGCAGCTCGGACGAGGACAAAACCCCCGTCGGAACTCCAGATCACACGTCGTCGAGCCCTGCGCTGCTGCTCACTTCCGCCTCCGGCCTGCAGCCTCTACACGGCCTGGCTGCTCCGCCTGCACCCAGCGCAGTACCAGTGCCAAGCGCCGTGACTGTACCAAGCGCGGACTCACtgcaccaccaacaccaccaccacggCCTGCATGACACCATACTGAACCCTATGGCCTCCAACCTGGTCGATCTGGGCTCTTAA